From one Flavobacterium kingsejongi genomic stretch:
- the acnA gene encoding aconitate hydratase AcnA, with protein MPNDIYQIKKLLNTKNGTYTYYSLPELEKQGFAISKMPFSIRILLENVLRNFDDFAITKENMETLLNWKPEASDKDIPFKPARVLMQDFTGVPAVVDIASLRAEIARKGKNPDEINPLIPVDLVIDHSVQVDYFGTEYSYDRNMDEEYKRNKERYQFLKWAQQSFSNFSVVPPGMGICHQVNLEYLSKGVIERNGEIFPDTLVGTDSHTPMVNGIGVVAWGVGGIEAEAAILGQPIYFIMPEVIGLRLTGQLPAGSTATDMVLTIAELLRKYGVVGKFVEVFGSGLDHLSVPDRATIGNMSPEFGCTITYFPIDDKTLEYMRLSNRSEDQVKLVEDYCKTNMLWRTGNESISYTDILELDLSTVEPTVAGPKRPQDKILLKDFQGTFIDVLHKTYGRKYIKPQEQLTRWYAEGGGSQPIPSEAPMQPDTKIEKIIENGMKMVAVTVGQEQFMLSDGAVVIAAITSCTNTSNPYVMIGAGLVARKAREHGLNVKPWVKTSLAPGSKVVTDYLIKADLLDDLESMKFHVVGYGCTSCIGNSGPLPSHIAKAIDDHDLVMASVLSGNRNFEARIHPQIKMNFLMSPMLVVAYAIAGRVDVDLLNDPISYDPNQQPVYLKDIWPSNDEINKVMQAVLSPKQFAKSYGTIFEGNETWQKLEVPQEKIYVWDEDSTYIKEAPFFKDLPDEASPLLDIENANVLLALGDSITTDHISPAGAYNESSAAGKYLISRGVEKADFNSYGSRRGHDEVMVRGTFANVRIKNSLADKEGGYTKYMPTGEEMSVYDAAMQYKEAKIPLIILAGKEYGSGSSRDWAAKGTFLLGVKAVLAESYERIHRSNLVGMGVVPLQYKTGESAESLGLTGRERFSITGIATDIKPLKEVTVTAEKENGQKITFQVIARLDSKIEIEYYRNGGILQYVLRQFLNKA; from the coding sequence ATGCCAAATGATATTTACCAGATTAAAAAGTTACTGAACACCAAAAATGGTACTTACACCTACTACAGCCTTCCAGAATTAGAGAAACAGGGATTTGCGATTAGCAAAATGCCCTTTTCCATCCGGATTTTACTGGAAAACGTATTGCGGAATTTTGATGATTTTGCCATCACCAAAGAAAATATGGAAACCCTGCTCAACTGGAAACCGGAAGCCTCCGATAAGGATATCCCTTTCAAACCGGCACGCGTACTGATGCAGGACTTTACCGGGGTTCCTGCAGTAGTGGATATTGCTTCACTACGTGCGGAGATAGCCCGGAAAGGCAAAAATCCCGATGAGATCAATCCGTTAATTCCGGTGGATTTGGTTATTGACCATTCGGTACAGGTGGATTATTTTGGAACAGAATATTCCTATGACCGGAATATGGATGAAGAATACAAGCGTAATAAAGAACGGTATCAGTTCTTAAAATGGGCCCAGCAGTCGTTTAGTAATTTTAGTGTAGTACCGCCGGGAATGGGAATTTGCCATCAGGTAAACCTTGAATACCTTTCTAAAGGAGTTATTGAACGCAATGGGGAAATATTCCCGGATACCTTAGTCGGAACCGATAGCCATACGCCGATGGTGAATGGAATCGGGGTTGTCGCCTGGGGTGTTGGTGGTATTGAGGCGGAAGCGGCTATTTTAGGCCAGCCGATCTATTTCATCATGCCAGAAGTAATCGGGCTGCGACTGACCGGGCAGCTTCCTGCAGGTTCCACAGCTACGGATATGGTATTGACGATTGCCGAATTACTGCGTAAATATGGCGTTGTAGGTAAGTTTGTTGAAGTATTCGGTTCCGGGCTTGACCATCTTTCCGTACCTGACAGGGCTACCATTGGAAATATGTCCCCCGAATTTGGATGTACCATTACTTATTTCCCAATTGATGACAAAACACTGGAATACATGCGCCTGAGCAACCGTTCCGAAGATCAGGTAAAACTGGTGGAGGATTATTGCAAAACCAATATGCTGTGGCGTACCGGAAATGAATCCATTAGCTATACCGATATACTCGAACTGGATCTTAGCACTGTGGAACCTACAGTGGCTGGCCCAAAACGCCCACAGGACAAAATATTGCTCAAAGATTTCCAAGGCACCTTTATCGATGTACTCCATAAAACATACGGTCGGAAATACATCAAACCGCAGGAGCAGCTGACCCGATGGTATGCTGAGGGTGGTGGCTCACAGCCCATACCTTCTGAAGCCCCGATGCAACCCGATACAAAAATCGAAAAGATCATCGAAAATGGGATGAAAATGGTTGCTGTAACCGTTGGCCAGGAACAATTCATGCTTTCTGATGGGGCTGTAGTAATTGCCGCTATTACTTCCTGTACCAACACCTCTAATCCTTATGTAATGATCGGAGCGGGTTTAGTGGCACGAAAAGCGCGCGAACATGGCCTGAATGTAAAACCATGGGTCAAAACATCGCTCGCACCAGGATCCAAAGTAGTAACCGATTACCTGATCAAAGCCGATTTATTAGATGACCTGGAATCGATGAAATTCCATGTGGTTGGATATGGCTGTACGTCGTGTATTGGAAACTCCGGGCCTTTGCCTTCCCATATTGCCAAAGCGATTGATGACCATGACCTGGTAATGGCTTCTGTATTGTCGGGAAACCGGAATTTTGAAGCCCGGATCCATCCGCAGATAAAAATGAATTTCCTAATGTCGCCTATGCTGGTCGTTGCCTATGCCATCGCCGGCCGTGTGGATGTTGACCTGCTCAATGACCCCATCAGTTACGATCCAAACCAGCAGCCGGTATACCTCAAAGACATCTGGCCAAGCAATGATGAGATTAATAAAGTGATGCAGGCCGTGCTTTCACCAAAACAGTTTGCGAAAAGCTACGGGACCATCTTTGAAGGTAATGAGACCTGGCAAAAACTCGAAGTGCCACAGGAAAAAATATATGTGTGGGATGAAGATTCTACCTATATCAAAGAAGCTCCATTTTTCAAGGATCTGCCGGATGAAGCTTCGCCTTTACTTGATATCGAAAATGCCAATGTACTTTTAGCATTAGGCGATAGTATCACTACGGACCATATTTCACCTGCAGGTGCCTATAATGAGTCTTCTGCTGCCGGGAAATACCTGATAAGCCGTGGGGTAGAAAAAGCAGACTTCAACTCTTATGGTTCCCGCCGGGGCCATGATGAAGTAATGGTACGGGGTACTTTTGCCAATGTACGTATTAAAAACTCCCTTGCCGACAAAGAAGGGGGGTATACTAAATATATGCCTACAGGTGAGGAAATGAGCGTATACGATGCTGCAATGCAGTACAAAGAAGCCAAAATCCCACTGATTATCCTCGCTGGTAAAGAATACGGTAGCGGATCATCCAGAGACTGGGCTGCAAAAGGTACTTTTTTGTTGGGTGTAAAAGCGGTACTGGCCGAAAGTTATGAACGGATCCACCGAAGCAACCTCGTGGGGATGGGCGTAGTACCACTCCAATACAAAACAGGTGAAAGTGCAGAAAGCCTTGGCCTTACAGGCAGGGAACGCTTTAGCATTACCGGGATTGCAACAGATATCAAACCACTCAAGGAAGTGACTGTCACAGCCGAGAAAGAAAATGGGCAAAAAATAACGTTTCAGGTCATCGCAAGACTGGATTCTAAAATAGAAATTGAATACTATCGCAATGGTGGTATTTTACAATATGTATTGCGCCAGTTCCTGAATAAAGCGTAA